In the genome of Montipora foliosa isolate CH-2021 chromosome 3, ASM3666993v2, whole genome shotgun sequence, one region contains:
- the LOC137997333 gene encoding inhibitor of growth protein 4-like isoform X2: protein MRELDQRTQDLSKEINTMSEEYMANVRSMDPAKRTLHLKKIENAFVKSREYGDDKVQLAMQTYEMVDKHIRKLDADLARFESDLKEQHAKEAGFSDYESESPTPKRKSKSAGRNRGGGRRKQHDAVEPARKKKKVESEGPKSLAVSVSLLAPEVQVLDMPVDPNEPTYCLCHQVSYGEMIGCDNTECPIEWFHFPCVGLTSKPKGKWYCPKCAQERKKK, encoded by the exons ACTTATCAAAAGAAATCAATACAATGTCAGAGGAGTACATGGCTAATGTTCGGAGCATGGACCCTGCAAAAAGAACCTTACACCTCAAGAAGATTGAAAATGCATTTGTAAAGAGCCGAGAATATGGCGACGACAAAGTTCAGCTTGCCATGCAAACATATGAAATG GTTGATAAGCACATTCGGAAACTAGATGCTGACCTGGCAAGATTTGAATCAGATCTTAAGGAGCAACATGCCAAAGAAGCTGGTTTTTCAGATTATGAAA gtgaaTCACCAACACCAAAACGCAAGAGCAAGTCAG CTGGGCGAAACagaggaggaggaagacgaAAGCAACATGACGCTGTTGAGCCtgccagaaaaaagaaaaa AGTTGAGTCAGAAGGTCCCAAATCACTTGCTGTCTCTGTGTCTCTGTTGGCACCTGAAGTTCAGGTGTTGGACATGCCTGTTGATCCAAATGAGCCCACATACTGTCTGTGTCATCAG GTATCATATGGTGAAATGATTGGATGCGACAACACAGAG TGTCCAATCGAGTGGTTTCACTTCCCATGTGTAGGACTCACCTCGAAGCCAAAAGGAAAatg GTATTGTCCGAAATGTGCACAAGAACGGAAGAAGAAGTAA